The following are encoded together in the Xanthomonas sacchari genome:
- a CDS encoding glycoside hydrolase family 18 protein — MRARDNAGNVSASSATLNVRTLPASAGGGKRVIGYFTQWGIYGRNYQVRDIQTSGAAGYLTHINYAFGNVRNNRCEVGVTQPSDSSTGAGGDAFADYTKAFSAAQSVDGVGDTWDQPLRGNWNQLKKLKAAHPGMKVLISLGGWTWSRGFSSAARAENRQAFVASCIDAYIRGNLPVTDGAGGAAAAAGVFDGIDIDWEYPVACGIACGSAEDRQNFTALLAEFRRQLDQVRPGLLLTVAVGAGIDKIRVTDPNLYAQYLDYLNVMTYDFHGAWDPQTNHHSALFESSADPSSGDQRYYNSNDAIQAFLDRGVPAAKLNLGIGFYGRGWTNVPNVNHGLYQSGSAAAGTYEAGIEDYKVLRGRAGTSYVDAQAHAHWKYDGSTFWSYDNPALVTEKMNYVKTQGLGGAFFWEFSGDYQGELLKTMGQGLQ, encoded by the coding sequence GTGCGCGCCCGCGACAATGCCGGCAACGTCTCGGCCAGCAGCGCCACGCTGAACGTGCGTACCCTGCCCGCCAGTGCCGGCGGCGGCAAGCGCGTGATCGGCTACTTCACCCAGTGGGGCATCTACGGCCGCAACTACCAGGTCCGCGACATCCAGACCAGCGGCGCCGCCGGCTACCTGACCCACATCAACTACGCCTTCGGCAACGTCCGCAACAACCGCTGCGAAGTCGGCGTGACCCAGCCGTCGGACAGCAGCACCGGCGCCGGCGGCGACGCCTTCGCCGACTACACCAAGGCGTTCTCCGCCGCGCAGAGCGTGGACGGCGTGGGCGACACCTGGGACCAGCCGCTGCGCGGCAACTGGAACCAGTTGAAGAAGCTCAAGGCCGCACACCCGGGAATGAAGGTGCTGATTTCGCTGGGTGGCTGGACCTGGTCGCGCGGCTTCTCCAGCGCCGCGCGCGCCGAGAATCGCCAGGCCTTCGTCGCCTCGTGCATCGACGCCTACATCCGCGGCAACCTGCCGGTCACCGACGGCGCCGGCGGCGCAGCGGCCGCGGCCGGCGTGTTCGACGGCATCGACATCGACTGGGAGTACCCGGTGGCGTGCGGCATCGCCTGCGGCAGCGCCGAGGACCGGCAGAACTTCACCGCGCTGCTGGCCGAATTCCGCCGCCAACTCGACCAGGTGCGGCCGGGGCTGCTGCTGACCGTGGCGGTCGGCGCCGGCATCGACAAGATCCGGGTCACCGACCCGAACCTGTACGCGCAGTACCTGGACTACCTCAACGTCATGACCTACGACTTCCACGGCGCCTGGGATCCGCAGACCAACCACCACTCCGCCCTGTTCGAGTCGTCGGCCGATCCGTCCAGCGGCGACCAGCGCTACTACAACAGCAACGACGCCATCCAGGCCTTCCTCGACCGTGGCGTGCCCGCCGCCAAGCTCAACCTCGGCATCGGCTTCTACGGGCGCGGCTGGACCAACGTGCCCAACGTCAACCACGGCCTGTACCAGAGCGGCAGCGCCGCGGCAGGCACCTACGAAGCCGGCATCGAGGACTACAAGGTGTTGCGCGGCCGCGCCGGCACCAGCTACGTCGACGCCCAGGCGCACGCACACTGGAAGTACGACGGCAGCACCTTCTGGAGCTACGACAACCCGGCGCTGGTCACCGAGAAGATGAACTATGTCAAGACCCAGGGCCTGGGCGGCGCGTTCTTCTGGGAATTCAGCGGCGACTACCAGGGCGAGTTGCTGAAGACCATGGGCCAAGGTCTGCAATGA
- a CDS encoding homoserine dehydrogenase codes for MAPLRAAPVAATARLGLLGTGTVGRAFVARYQALQQRRPGLPTFAWLANSRTVADCAVTPAQALAAANAAARTAQAVTLPEDLGCGDIVVDATASEAVAQRHAEWLRRGVHVVTANKLGQGAALARAEQIQAARHAASTHYGDSATVGAGLPLLSSLRALVAGGDHIHAVEGVLSGSLAWLLHRYDGRRAFSACVREAAAAGYTEPDPREDLSGEDVRRKLLILARAAGLPLRAEQVQVESLVPAALATVPLAQLDAALEQLDAPLAARLAQAQAAGACLRFVGRFDANGASVGLRALPLTHPLASGAGTDNRVAIHSDRYLQQPLLIQGPGAGADVTAAALLDDVLRIAVR; via the coding sequence TTGGCGCCGCTGCGTGCGGCGCCCGTCGCGGCCACCGCGCGGCTGGGCCTGCTCGGCACCGGCACCGTCGGCCGCGCCTTCGTCGCGCGCTACCAGGCGCTGCAGCAGCGCCGCCCCGGCCTGCCGACCTTCGCCTGGCTGGCCAATTCGCGCACCGTTGCCGATTGCGCGGTGACGCCGGCGCAGGCGCTGGCCGCGGCCAATGCCGCCGCGCGCACGGCGCAGGCGGTGACGTTGCCGGAGGACCTGGGCTGTGGCGACATCGTGGTCGACGCCACCGCCAGCGAGGCGGTGGCGCAGCGCCATGCCGAATGGCTGCGGCGCGGCGTGCACGTGGTCACCGCCAACAAGCTCGGCCAGGGCGCCGCGCTGGCGCGGGCCGAACAGATCCAGGCCGCCCGCCATGCCGCCAGCACCCACTACGGCGACAGCGCCACGGTCGGCGCCGGGCTGCCGTTGCTGAGCAGCCTGCGCGCGCTGGTTGCCGGCGGCGACCATATCCACGCGGTGGAAGGCGTGCTGTCCGGCTCCCTGGCCTGGTTGCTGCATCGCTACGACGGCCGCCGTGCCTTCTCCGCGTGCGTGCGCGAGGCCGCGGCCGCCGGCTACACCGAGCCCGATCCGCGCGAGGACCTGTCCGGCGAGGACGTGCGGCGCAAGTTGCTGATCCTGGCCCGTGCCGCCGGCCTGCCGTTGCGTGCCGAGCAGGTGCAGGTGGAGTCGCTGGTGCCGGCCGCGCTGGCCACGGTGCCGCTGGCGCAACTGGATGCCGCACTCGAACAACTGGACGCGCCGCTGGCGGCGCGCCTGGCGCAGGCGCAGGCCGCCGGTGCCTGTCTGCGCTTCGTCGGTCGCTTCGATGCAAATGGCGCATCGGTGGGTCTGCGCGCGCTGCCGCTGACGCATCCGCTGGCCAGCGGCGCCGGCACCGACAACCGCGTCGCCATTCACAGCGACCGCTACCTGCAGCAGCCGCTGCTGATCCAGGGGCCGGGCGCGGGCGCCGATGTCACCGCGGCGGCCTTGCTCGACGACGTGCTGCGGATCGCGGTGCGCTGA
- a CDS encoding GntR family transcriptional regulator encodes MDATHLHVQPSAPEPIYRQIAEQIRRLVAAGQLRPGDGLPSVREVAATHAVNPMTVSRAYSQLEAEGVLERLRGRGMAIAATAAAPQRQGQRLELIEPRLQELVRHCRELGLPSPPVIERLEQLFGEPGDE; translated from the coding sequence ATGGATGCAACCCACCTCCACGTCCAGCCCAGCGCCCCCGAGCCGATCTACCGGCAGATCGCCGAGCAGATCCGCCGCCTGGTCGCCGCCGGGCAATTGCGCCCAGGCGATGGTCTCCCCTCGGTACGCGAGGTCGCCGCCACCCACGCGGTCAACCCGATGACGGTCTCGCGCGCCTACAGCCAGCTCGAGGCCGAGGGCGTGCTGGAACGCCTGCGCGGCCGCGGCATGGCCATCGCCGCGACCGCCGCCGCACCACAGCGGCAAGGGCAGCGCCTGGAGTTGATCGAACCGCGCCTGCAGGAACTGGTCCGGCATTGCCGGGAACTGGGCCTGCCGTCGCCTCCCGTGATCGAACGTCTTGAACAGTTGTTTGGAGAACCTGGCGATGAGTAG
- a CDS encoding M23 family metallopeptidase, whose product MQVITRDSGLREVALGNPLGGPVQIRLLGDRAGFTAVPALPLTVELAAGERRVVARLYPSGDLAETDAGDARLRIEAVPGSPRAHADAVLYALPFADRTVRIDQGFGGAFSHRDPANAYALDFALPEGTPVLAAREGVVMEVRDDFRESGTDPRLGQAANLVRVLHADGSMAIYAHLAAGGVQVRVGQAVRRGERLGLSGNTGLSSGPHLHFAVQLNRGLHLEAVPFRMAGPLGELRFAHPAPP is encoded by the coding sequence CTGCAGGTGATCACCCGCGACAGCGGGCTGCGCGAGGTCGCATTGGGCAATCCGCTCGGCGGCCCGGTGCAGATCCGCCTGCTGGGCGACCGCGCCGGCTTCACTGCCGTGCCCGCGCTGCCGCTGACCGTGGAACTGGCCGCCGGCGAGCGCCGTGTGGTTGCGCGTCTGTATCCGTCCGGCGACCTGGCCGAGACCGACGCTGGCGACGCCCGGCTGCGCATCGAGGCGGTGCCTGGTTCGCCGCGCGCCCATGCCGACGCGGTGCTGTATGCCCTGCCCTTCGCCGATCGCACGGTGCGCATCGACCAAGGCTTCGGCGGCGCCTTCAGCCATCGCGATCCCGCCAACGCCTATGCCCTGGACTTCGCCCTGCCCGAAGGCACGCCGGTGCTGGCCGCACGCGAGGGCGTGGTGATGGAGGTGCGCGACGACTTCCGCGAGTCCGGCACCGACCCGCGCCTGGGCCAGGCCGCCAACCTGGTGCGGGTACTGCACGCCGACGGCAGCATGGCGATCTACGCGCACCTGGCCGCCGGCGGCGTGCAGGTGCGGGTCGGCCAGGCTGTGCGGCGCGGCGAGCGCCTCGGTCTGTCCGGCAACACCGGCCTGAGCAGTGGCCCGCACCTGCATTTCGCCGTCCAGCTCAATCGCGGCCTGCACCTGGAAGCGGTGCCTTTCCGGATGGCCGGCCCGCTGGGCGAACTGCGCTTCGCCCATCCCGCCCCACCCTGA
- a CDS encoding O-succinylhomoserine (thiol)-lyase, producing MSTAHDTDLPCSAATAAVRAGIDRDTAYGAVTPPIVLSSNFSFDGFGNKRQYDYTRSGNPTRDLLGEALAELEGGAGGVITATGMGAINLVLNALLQPGDKLVVPHDAYGGSWRLFNALAKKGHFELITADLTDPRSLADALAQAPKLVLIETPSNPLLRITDLRFVIDATHKAGALAVVDNTFLSPALQTPIAFGADLVIHSTTKYVNGHSDVVGGAVIAATAELHQQLVWWANALGLTGSPFDAFLTLRGLRTLDARLRAHQENAQAVVELLTTHAAVRQVYYPGLASHPGHAVAARQQRGFGAMISFELAGGEAEVRAFVDGLRYFTLAESLGGVESLVAHPATMTHAAMTAEARAKAGISDGLLRLSVGIESSADLVADLQAGLQRAQRAGEALARKRVDA from the coding sequence ATGAGCACTGCCCACGACACCGATCTGCCCTGTAGCGCCGCCACCGCCGCGGTCCGCGCCGGCATCGACCGCGACACCGCCTACGGCGCGGTGACCCCGCCGATCGTGCTGTCGTCGAACTTCAGCTTCGACGGCTTCGGCAACAAGCGCCAGTACGACTACACCCGCAGCGGCAACCCCACCCGCGACCTGCTCGGCGAAGCGCTGGCGGAACTGGAAGGCGGCGCCGGCGGCGTGATCACCGCTACCGGCATGGGCGCGATCAACCTGGTGCTGAACGCCCTGCTGCAGCCCGGCGACAAGCTGGTGGTGCCGCACGATGCGTACGGCGGCAGCTGGCGGCTGTTCAACGCGCTGGCCAAGAAGGGCCACTTCGAGCTGATCACCGCCGACCTGACCGATCCGCGCTCCCTGGCCGATGCGCTGGCGCAGGCGCCGAAGCTGGTGCTGATCGAGACCCCGTCCAACCCGCTGCTGCGCATCACCGACCTGCGTTTCGTCATCGACGCCACGCACAAGGCCGGCGCGCTGGCGGTGGTCGACAACACCTTCCTGTCGCCGGCGCTGCAGACCCCGATCGCCTTCGGTGCCGACCTGGTGATCCACTCCACCACCAAGTACGTCAACGGCCACAGCGACGTGGTCGGTGGCGCGGTGATCGCGGCCACTGCCGAACTGCACCAGCAGCTGGTGTGGTGGGCCAATGCGCTGGGCCTGACCGGCTCGCCGTTCGACGCGTTCCTGACCCTGCGCGGTCTGCGCACGCTGGACGCGCGCCTGCGCGCGCACCAGGAAAACGCGCAGGCGGTGGTGGAGCTGCTGACCACGCACGCCGCGGTGCGCCAGGTGTACTACCCCGGCCTGGCCTCGCATCCGGGCCACGCGGTGGCTGCGCGGCAGCAGCGCGGCTTCGGCGCGATGATCAGTTTCGAACTGGCCGGTGGCGAGGCCGAGGTGCGCGCCTTCGTCGATGGCCTGCGCTACTTCACCTTGGCCGAATCGCTGGGCGGCGTGGAGAGCCTGGTCGCGCATCCGGCGACCATGACGCATGCGGCGATGACCGCCGAGGCGCGCGCCAAGGCCGGGATTTCCGATGGCCTGTTGCGTCTGTCGGTGGGCATCGAATCCAGTGCGGATCTGGTCGCCGACCTGCAGGCGGGCCTGCAGCGCGCGCAGCGCGCCGGCGAGGCGCTGGCACGCAAACGGGTGGACGCGTGA
- a CDS encoding alpha/beta fold hydrolase, with protein MRHCLLLAALALSPLASATDAPPRYGAQLEGFAYPYPVHWYRFDSQRQPLQMAYMDVAPTGTPNGRTVVLLHGKNFCAATWESTIAALVAQGYRVLAPDQIGFCKSSKPQAYQFTFAQLAANTHALLQQAGVRRAAIVGHSMGGMLAAHYALQYPQDVSQLLLVNPIGLEDWKAAGVPWRSVDDWYAKERKTDAASIKQYQLNAYYGGQWKPEYDRWVSMQAGLYAGPGGDRVAWNQALTSDMVFNQPVVQRFPQLRVPTTLFIGQRDRTAIGKDLAPPALAATLGDYPALGKRAAAAIPGAHLVAFDDLGHSPQVEAPQRFNAALLEALGKTP; from the coding sequence ATGCGCCATTGCCTGCTGCTCGCCGCCCTCGCCCTGTCGCCGCTCGCCTCCGCCACCGACGCACCGCCGCGCTACGGCGCGCAACTGGAAGGCTTCGCCTATCCCTACCCGGTGCACTGGTACCGCTTCGATTCGCAGCGCCAGCCGCTGCAGATGGCGTACATGGACGTGGCCCCGACCGGCACGCCGAACGGCCGCACGGTGGTGCTGCTGCACGGCAAGAACTTCTGCGCCGCGACCTGGGAATCGACCATCGCCGCGCTGGTGGCACAGGGCTACCGGGTGCTGGCGCCGGACCAGATCGGCTTCTGCAAGTCGAGCAAGCCGCAGGCCTACCAGTTCACCTTCGCGCAACTGGCGGCCAATACCCATGCATTGCTGCAGCAGGCCGGCGTGCGCCGCGCCGCGATCGTCGGCCATTCGATGGGCGGCATGCTCGCCGCGCACTACGCGCTGCAGTACCCGCAGGACGTGAGCCAGCTGCTGCTGGTGAACCCGATCGGGCTGGAGGACTGGAAGGCCGCCGGCGTGCCGTGGCGCAGCGTCGATGACTGGTATGCCAAGGAGCGCAAGACCGATGCGGCCTCGATCAAGCAGTACCAGTTGAACGCCTACTACGGCGGACAGTGGAAGCCCGAGTACGACCGCTGGGTGAGCATGCAGGCCGGCCTGTACGCCGGCCCCGGCGGCGATCGCGTGGCCTGGAACCAGGCGCTGACCTCGGACATGGTGTTCAACCAGCCAGTGGTGCAGCGCTTCCCGCAACTGCGCGTGCCGACCACGCTGTTCATCGGCCAGCGCGACCGGACCGCGATCGGCAAGGACCTGGCACCGCCGGCGCTGGCGGCGACCCTGGGCGACTACCCGGCCCTGGGCAAGCGCGCGGCCGCGGCGATTCCCGGCGCGCATCTGGTCGCCTTCGACGACCTCGGCCATTCGCCGCAGGTGGAAGCGCCGCAGCGCTTCAACGCCGCGCTGCTCGAGGCGCTGGGCAAGACGCCCTGA
- a CDS encoding homoserine O-succinyltransferase yields the protein MRLVNSPDRPTSAIPSHDRVAAPADGVHAMRGEIAVALPLRHAGVQLLRLRYELSGPAAAPVVFVAGGISAHRHLAANASFPEKGWAEGLVGAGRALDPTQRRLLAFDFVGADGSLDAPIDSADQADAIAALLDALDIAQLQGFVGYSYGALVGLQLAVRHPQRVQKLIAVSGAHRAHPYAAAWRALQRRAVALGQLQCAESHGLSLARQFAMLSYRTPEEFGERFDAAPEVINGRVRVAAEDYLDAAGAQYVARTQVNAYLRLSESIDLHRIDPAAVAVPTVVVAVEGDRLVPLSDLVTLVEGLGPRGSLRVLRSPYGHDAFLKETDRIDAILATALRPTGVAA from the coding sequence ATGCGCCTCGTGAACTCGCCTGATCGCCCCACCTCCGCCATTCCGTCCCACGACCGCGTTGCCGCGCCGGCCGACGGCGTGCACGCGATGCGTGGCGAGATCGCCGTCGCCTTGCCGCTGCGCCATGCCGGCGTGCAACTGCTGCGCCTGCGCTACGAACTGAGCGGCCCGGCTGCCGCGCCGGTGGTGTTCGTCGCCGGCGGCATCTCCGCGCACCGCCATCTCGCCGCCAACGCCAGCTTCCCCGAGAAGGGCTGGGCCGAAGGCCTGGTCGGGGCGGGGCGGGCGCTGGACCCCACCCAGCGGCGGCTGCTGGCGTTCGATTTCGTCGGCGCCGATGGCAGCCTGGACGCGCCGATCGACAGCGCCGACCAGGCCGATGCCATCGCCGCGCTGCTGGACGCGCTGGACATCGCGCAACTGCAGGGGTTCGTCGGCTATTCCTACGGCGCGCTGGTCGGCCTGCAACTGGCGGTGCGGCATCCGCAACGCGTGCAGAAGCTGATCGCGGTCAGCGGCGCGCACCGCGCACATCCGTACGCCGCGGCCTGGCGCGCGCTGCAGCGTCGCGCGGTGGCGCTGGGCCAACTGCAGTGCGCCGAGAGCCATGGGCTGTCGCTGGCGCGGCAGTTCGCGATGCTCAGCTACCGCACGCCCGAGGAATTCGGCGAACGCTTCGACGCGGCGCCGGAAGTGATCAACGGCCGCGTCCGCGTCGCCGCCGAAGACTACCTGGACGCCGCCGGCGCGCAGTACGTGGCGCGCACCCAGGTCAACGCCTACCTGCGCCTGTCCGAATCCATCGACCTGCACCGCATCGATCCGGCCGCCGTCGCCGTGCCCACGGTGGTGGTGGCGGTCGAAGGCGACCGCCTGGTGCCGCTGTCGGACCTGGTCACCCTGGTCGAAGGCCTCGGCCCGCGCGGCAGCCTGCGCGTGCTGCGTTCGCCCTACGGCCACGACGCCTTCCTGAAAGAAACCGATCGCATCGACGCGATTCTCGCCACCGCCCTTCGCCCCACCGGAGTTGCCGCATGA